CGACAGCGCCACCGACCGCGACCGCGCGTGGCAGCCGCCGGTTCGGTGCGGTCTGTCCGCTCCCGTCCGTCATGCGCCCTATGGTCCCAGCCCGCGACGGCCGTCGCCATGGTCATTAGTGACTAGCCCGACTGCGTGTCGGGCACTGCGGCGCACGCCGGGCTCAGCCCGCGGGCGCGATCCCCTGCTCGGCGGCCCAGCGCAGCAGCTCCTCGGTCGCCGCCTCCTCACCCAGCGGGCCGTGCTCCATCCGCAGCTCCTTGAGGTGCGCGAGCGCCTGCTTGACCAGCGGCCCGCCGGGGATCCCGAGCAGGGTCATCACGGCGTGGCCATCGAGGTCGGGCCGGATGCGACCGAGCTCCTCCTTCTCCGACAGCTCGGCGATGCGCCGCTCGAGGTCGTCGTAGGAGGCGGCGAGCGCGGCGGCCCGTCGGCGGTTGCGGGTCGTGCAGTCGCTGCGCACGAGCGCGTGCAGGCGCAGCAGCTCGGGCCCCGCGTCGGTGACGTAGCGGCGTACGGCCGAGTCGGTCCAGGCGGAGGCGCCCTGGGCGCCGTAGCCGTGGAAGCGCAGGTGGAGCTCGATGAGCAGGCAGACCGGCTCGACGACGTCCTTGCCGTAGGCGAGCGCCTTGAGCCGCTTGCGGGCCATCTGGGCGCCGACGACCTCGTGGTGGTGGAAGGACACGCCCCCGCCGGCCTCGTGGCGGCGGGTCCGCGGCTTGCCGATGTCGTGGAGGAGAGCGGCGAGGCGCAGCACCAGGTCGGGGCCGTCCTGCTCGAGCCGGACGGCGCGCTCGAGCACCTGCAGGGTGTGCTCGTAGACGTCCTTGTGCTGGTGGTGCTCGTCGATCTCGAGGCGCAGCGCGGGCAGCTCCGGGAGCACGAGGCGTGACAGCCCCGTGTCGACCAGGAGCTGCAGACCTCGGCGGGGGTGGGCGCCGCAGACCAGCTTGCTCAGCTCACCGGCGATCCGCTCGACCGAGACGATCTCGAGCCGGTCGGCCATCTCGGTCATCGCGGTGACGAGGTCGGGCGCGACCTCGAAGCCGAGCTGCGCGGCGAAGCGGGCGGCGCGGAGCATCCGCAGCGGGTCGTCACCGAAGGACAGCTCCGGCGACCCGGGCGTGCGCAGGACGCCGGCGGCGAGGTCGTCCATCCCGCCGA
This portion of the Mycobacteriales bacterium genome encodes:
- a CDS encoding CCA tRNA nucleotidyltransferase, producing MGAAVQELMRVSPVAVELGERFAAAGHALHLVGGSVRDALLGRLGDDLDFTTSAHPGEVAALLEGWAEATWDTGIAFGTVGALRQGLRLEITTYRAEAYEPGSRKPAVEFGTSLHEDLLRRDFAVNAMAVALPGWTAPDAFVDPFGGMDDLAAGVLRTPGSPELSFGDDPLRMLRAARFAAQLGFEVAPDLVTAMTEMADRLEIVSVERIAGELSKLVCGAHPRRGLQLLVDTGLSRLVLPELPALRLEIDEHHQHKDVYEHTLQVLERAVRLEQDGPDLVLRLAALLHDIGKPRTRRHEAGGGVSFHHHEVVGAQMARKRLKALAYGKDVVEPVCLLIELHLRFHGYGAQGASAWTDSAVRRYVTDAGPELLRLHALVRSDCTTRNRRRAAALAASYDDLERRIAELSEKEELGRIRPDLDGHAVMTLLGIPGGPLVKQALAHLKELRMEHGPLGEEAATEELLRWAAEQGIAPAG